A window of Balneola vulgaris DSM 17893 genomic DNA:
GACGCTTGTCATCCCAACTTTTTTTCCTACCAAACCACTCATGGTGTTCTGATCCTTTCGGTTAAACTTTAATTTCTACATCTACACCTGATGGAAGCTCAAGCTTCATCAAGGCGTCAACTGTTTGTGAACCTGTTGAGAGAATATCGATCAAACGTTTGTGAGAACGGTATTCAAACTGCTCGCGAGACTTTTTGTCTACGAACACAGATTTGTTAACAGTAATGATACTTTTACGGGTAGGTAGTGGGATTGGACCCGATACTACCGCACCAGTTGATTTCACAGTCTGAATAATCTTTTCAGCTGATTTATCGATCAAATTATGATCGTATGACTTTAACTTTATTCTGATTTTTTGTTGTGTTGCCACGGATCAGAACTCCTTAATCTAAGATTTTAGTTACCACACCAGCGCCTACAGTACGTCCACCTTCGCGAATTGCGAAACGTAGACCTTCTTCCATCGCCACTGGCTGAATGAGCTCAACGCTCAACTTCACATTATCACCAGGCATTACCATCTCAACGCCACTTGGAAGCTCACATGCTCCTGTTACGTCTGTAGTTCTAAAGTAGAACTGCGGGCGGTAGCCTTTGAAGAATGGAGTATGACGTCCACCTTCATCTTTACTTAGTACGTATACCTCGCACTCAAACTGCTTGTGTGGGGTGATTGAGCCTGGCTTACATAATACCATTCCACGCTGAATGTCTTCTTTGTTGATACCACGNAGAAGAATACCTGCGTTATCACCCGCTTGACCTTGGTCAAGTAGACGACGGAACATCTCG
This region includes:
- the rpsJ gene encoding 30S ribosomal protein S10 — encoded protein: MATQQKIRIKLKSYDHNLIDKSAEKIIQTVKSTGAVVSGPIPLPTRKSIITVNKSVFVDKKSREQFEYRSHKRLIDILSTGSQTVDALMKLELPSGVDVEIKV
- a CDS encoding EF-Tu/IF-2/RF-3 family GTPase, which gives rise to EIPVIQGSALGALNGEAQWEEKVVELMAAVDETIPTPERDVDKAFLMPVEDVFSXTGRGTVATGRIERGVLKLNDEIEIVGIVEAPMKSVVTGIEMFRRLLDQGQAGDNAGILLRGINKEDIQRGMVLCKPGSITPHKQFECEVYVLSKDEGGRHTPFFKGYRPQFYFRTTDVTGACELPSGVEMVMPGDNVKLSVELIQPVAMEEGLRFAIREGGRTVGAGVVTKILD